In Bacillus sp. KH172YL63, one genomic interval encodes:
- a CDS encoding ABC transporter ATP-binding protein has protein sequence MAEKLLEIKNLKQYFNPGKPNMVKAVDDISFDIYKGETLGLVGESGCGKSTTGRTIIRLYDATDGQVLFNGEDVHGKKSRSQLKKFNRKMQMIFQDPYASLNPRMKVADIIAEGIDIHGLATSKKERLDKVHELLETVGLNKEHAGRYPHEFSGGQRQRIGIARALAVDPDFIIADEPISALDVSIQAQVVNLMQELQKEKGLTYLFIAHDLSMVKYISDRIGVMYYGKLVELTTSEALYKNPLHPYTQSLLSAIPLPDPDYERTRRRKEYNPAVHNYTEDDNLEMREVVPGHFVYCSEKEFAQYQASYKN, from the coding sequence ATGGCTGAAAAATTATTAGAAATTAAAAATTTAAAACAATACTTCAATCCTGGAAAACCGAATATGGTTAAAGCGGTTGACGATATCAGCTTTGATATTTATAAGGGGGAAACCCTTGGACTCGTTGGTGAGTCCGGCTGTGGTAAATCAACGACAGGACGTACGATCATTCGTCTGTATGATGCAACCGACGGTCAAGTTCTCTTTAACGGGGAAGACGTGCATGGGAAAAAGTCACGTTCCCAATTAAAGAAATTCAACCGTAAAATGCAGATGATCTTCCAGGATCCATATGCAAGTTTAAATCCGCGTATGAAAGTGGCCGACATCATCGCTGAAGGAATCGATATCCACGGGCTGGCTACTTCAAAGAAAGAGCGTCTGGATAAAGTTCATGAGCTTCTTGAAACGGTCGGTCTGAATAAAGAGCACGCAGGCCGCTATCCGCATGAGTTCTCAGGCGGTCAGCGTCAGCGTATCGGGATTGCTCGTGCTTTGGCGGTAGATCCTGATTTCATCATTGCAGATGAGCCGATTTCAGCCCTTGATGTATCCATCCAGGCGCAGGTCGTGAATCTGATGCAGGAACTGCAGAAGGAGAAAGGGTTAACCTATCTGTTTATCGCCCATGATCTTTCCATGGTGAAATATATCAGTGATCGTATCGGTGTTATGTATTACGGTAAACTTGTTGAACTGACAACAAGTGAGGCGTTGTACAAAAATCCTCTTCATCCATACACTCAATCGTTATTATCTGCGATTCCGCTTCCGGATCCGGATTATGAGCGCACACGGAGAAGAAAAGAATACAATCCTGCAGTCCATAATTACACAGAAGATGACAATCTTGAAATGCGTGAAGTCGTACCTGGACACTTCGTCTATTGTTCAGAGAAGGAATTCGCACAATATCAGGCGTCCTATAAAAACTAA
- a CDS encoding putative glycoside hydrolase, whose product MLKWRKVATSLCLFAMCVVPFQSATAAGVEAKNHEKRMLSMSNKELTSPVPRFVFDSGLSFEYPDAVRGIYVTAHSAGGARFDSLTKLMDNSDLNAMVIDIKDDVGNLTYIPEESSPYHSVGQPYMKDPKAILKVLEEKKIYPIARVVVFKDTVLANRKPELSFKEGNKVWSNGGGDSFVNPFLKEVWDYNVGIAIEAAKMGFQEIQFDYVRFPEGFEKRDEDLKYDGGEYAKEDIDNVQKRVQAVTDFVAYAHDKLQLYGVKVSVDIFGYTATLPEAPGIGQNFSKISEHVDVISSMIYPSHWTPYFGIAKPDMQPYELVTEYSKVEKAKIAELKNKPISRPWLQDFTASWLGSGNYKKYGKAEVEAQIKALNDQGINEFLLWDAGNSYTEGVDYTP is encoded by the coding sequence ATGTTGAAATGGAGAAAGGTTGCAACATCTCTATGTTTATTCGCAATGTGTGTCGTTCCGTTTCAGTCAGCGACGGCGGCTGGAGTAGAAGCTAAAAACCACGAGAAAAGAATGCTCTCAATGAGTAACAAGGAATTGACTAGCCCGGTACCGAGGTTCGTATTTGATTCGGGCCTGTCATTTGAATATCCAGATGCGGTGAGAGGAATTTATGTCACAGCCCACTCCGCCGGGGGCGCCAGGTTCGATTCGCTCACAAAATTGATGGATAACAGTGATTTGAACGCGATGGTCATCGACATTAAAGATGATGTAGGGAATCTGACTTATATACCTGAAGAGTCTTCTCCATACCACAGTGTGGGTCAGCCCTACATGAAGGACCCGAAAGCGATATTGAAGGTGCTGGAAGAGAAGAAAATCTATCCGATTGCCAGGGTCGTTGTATTCAAAGACACCGTATTGGCGAACCGAAAACCGGAGCTGTCCTTTAAAGAAGGAAACAAAGTGTGGTCAAATGGAGGTGGGGATTCCTTTGTTAACCCTTTCCTGAAAGAAGTGTGGGATTATAATGTAGGGATCGCCATTGAAGCTGCAAAAATGGGATTCCAGGAAATACAGTTTGATTATGTCCGCTTCCCTGAAGGCTTTGAAAAGCGTGATGAAGACCTGAAGTATGATGGTGGGGAATATGCCAAGGAAGATATCGATAATGTACAAAAGCGGGTCCAGGCCGTCACCGACTTTGTTGCGTATGCACATGATAAGCTTCAACTATACGGTGTGAAGGTTTCTGTAGACATTTTCGGCTACACGGCAACCCTCCCGGAAGCACCGGGCATTGGGCAGAATTTCTCGAAGATATCTGAACATGTGGATGTCATTTCATCAATGATTTATCCGAGCCATTGGACGCCGTACTTCGGGATTGCGAAGCCTGATATGCAGCCCTATGAATTAGTGACGGAATATTCCAAGGTGGAAAAAGCAAAGATTGCCGAACTGAAGAATAAGCCGATTTCGAGACCGTGGCTGCAGGATTTCACAGCATCCTGGTTAGGCAGCGGCAATTATAAGAAATACGGAAAAGCAGAAGTAGAAGCGCAGATCAAGGCGCTGAATGATCAAGGCATAAATGAATTCCTCTTGTGGGATGCAGGAAATTCTTATACAGAAGGTGTGGACTATACGCCTTAA
- the opp3C gene encoding oligopeptide ABC transporter permease, whose translation MEDNKKKLDQLSPDLFQPQQAKGDEAEKISRPSLNFWQDSWIRLRKNKGAILGIIITAIIVFFAIFGPMMNEYKFSDQNIRHAKLPPKIEALSGIEWLPFDGKDSDGFDVYGSRDIKENYWFGTDDLGRDLWTRTWNGTRISLYIGILAAIIDFLIGISYGGISAYYGGRVDNIMQRIIEILVGIPNLIVVILFILVFEPGIFSITMAMVITGWTGMARIVRGQVLQLKNQEFVLASRTLGATSNRLIFKHLLPNVMGPVIITTMFTVPAAIYTEAFLSFIGLGIAPPRASLGSLVNDGYRSIQSFPHMMLVPSAVISLVILSFNLMADGLRDALDPKMRK comes from the coding sequence ATGGAAGATAACAAAAAGAAATTAGACCAACTCAGTCCCGACCTCTTCCAACCCCAACAGGCTAAGGGAGATGAAGCTGAAAAAATTTCGCGTCCAAGTTTAAATTTCTGGCAAGATTCTTGGATTCGTTTACGTAAGAATAAGGGAGCCATTCTTGGAATCATTATTACCGCGATCATTGTATTCTTTGCAATCTTTGGTCCGATGATGAACGAATACAAATTCAGTGACCAAAACATCCGTCACGCAAAACTCCCTCCTAAAATTGAAGCGCTTTCAGGAATTGAATGGTTACCGTTTGATGGTAAAGATTCAGATGGCTTTGATGTATATGGATCAAGGGATATTAAAGAAAACTACTGGTTCGGTACAGACGACTTAGGCCGTGACCTTTGGACACGTACTTGGAATGGTACCCGTATTTCACTGTACATCGGTATTTTAGCTGCAATCATTGACTTCCTTATCGGGATTTCCTACGGAGGTATTTCAGCTTATTACGGTGGCAGAGTAGATAATATAATGCAGCGTATCATTGAAATTCTTGTAGGAATTCCAAACTTGATCGTCGTCATCCTCTTTATCCTGGTATTTGAGCCTGGTATCTTCTCCATAACCATGGCCATGGTTATTACTGGTTGGACGGGTATGGCCCGTATCGTGCGTGGTCAAGTCCTTCAATTGAAGAATCAGGAATTTGTCCTTGCTTCAAGAACGCTTGGCGCAACAAGCAACCGATTGATTTTTAAACACTTACTTCCAAACGTTATGGGACCTGTTATCATTACGACGATGTTTACAGTTCCAGCTGCAATTTACACGGAAGCATTCTTAAGCTTTATCGGACTGGGGATTGCTCCTCCAAGAGCTTCACTTGGATCATTGGTGAATGATGGATATAGATCGATTCAATCATTCCCTCATATGATGCTGGTACCTTCAGCCGTCATCTCATTGGTTATTTTAAGTTTCAACTTAATGGCTGATGGACTGCGTGACGCGCTAGATCCGAAAATGCGTAAGTAA
- a CDS encoding ABC transporter ATP-binding protein, whose product MSKILEVNDLHVSFNTQGGEVQAVRGVDFHLDKGETLAIVGESGSGKSVTTKALMRLIPNPPGFIKDGEILFEGKDLAKLPEKEMQKIRGKDISMIFQDPMTSLNPTMTIGKQIMEPLVKHQNMSKNDAKKRAIELLKLVGLPSPDTRFKQYPHQFSGGQRQRVVIAIALACNPKILIADEPTTALDVTIQAQILELMKDLQNKIETSIIFITHDLGVVANVADRVAVMYGGQIVETGTVDEIFYDPRHPYTWGLIGSMPTTDTEGEQELVAIPGTPPDLLNPPKGDAFALRSEYAMKVDFEQEPPYYKVSDTHYVKSWLLHPSAPQVEPPEAVKVRQRQMPANYKEPVLVEGVRS is encoded by the coding sequence ATGTCAAAAATTTTAGAAGTGAATGATCTACACGTCTCCTTCAATACGCAAGGAGGAGAAGTTCAGGCTGTACGCGGTGTAGATTTCCATTTAGATAAAGGTGAAACGCTGGCGATTGTCGGAGAATCCGGTTCTGGTAAATCGGTTACGACAAAAGCCCTTATGAGACTGATCCCGAACCCACCTGGCTTCATCAAGGACGGGGAAATCCTTTTCGAAGGGAAGGATCTTGCAAAGCTGCCGGAAAAAGAGATGCAAAAAATCCGCGGGAAAGATATCTCTATGATCTTCCAGGATCCAATGACATCTTTGAATCCGACGATGACTATCGGTAAGCAAATTATGGAGCCGCTTGTGAAGCATCAAAACATGAGCAAAAATGATGCGAAAAAGCGTGCGATCGAATTGCTTAAATTGGTAGGTCTGCCAAGTCCGGATACCCGTTTCAAACAGTATCCTCACCAATTCTCGGGCGGACAGCGCCAACGTGTCGTCATCGCGATCGCACTTGCATGTAACCCGAAGATCCTGATCGCCGATGAGCCTACGACTGCCCTGGACGTAACCATTCAGGCACAGATCCTTGAACTGATGAAGGATTTACAGAATAAAATCGAGACATCGATCATTTTCATTACCCATGACCTTGGCGTGGTGGCAAATGTCGCTGACCGTGTAGCTGTCATGTACGGTGGTCAGATTGTCGAGACAGGAACCGTAGATGAAATCTTCTACGATCCCCGCCATCCATACACTTGGGGACTGATCGGCTCGATGCCGACAACGGATACTGAAGGTGAACAGGAGCTGGTGGCCATCCCTGGAACGCCTCCGGACCTATTGAATCCGCCGAAGGGAGATGCATTCGCCCTTCGCAGTGAATATGCCATGAAAGTGGACTTTGAACAGGAGCCTCCATATTATAAGGTTTCAGATACACACTATGTTAAATCATGGTTGCTGCATCCGAGCGCTCCACAGGTTGAGCCTCCTGAAGCAGTAAAAGTAAGACAAAGACAAATGCCTGCGAATTATAAAGAGCCGGTACTTGTTGAGGGGGTTCGTTCATAA